TACGCATGGTGCCTATCTGGATGCTCCCCGCAATGTGGCAAAAGAACTGGGAGTGACTTTTATCGACATGAACAAAATCACCCACGACCTGGTGCAGGGACTTGGACCTGTAGAATCAAAGAAGTTGTTTATGTTTGTCGAACCTAACCAGGTGCCGGCTTTCCCGAAAGGTCGTGAAGACAATACTCATTTAAACGTATACGGAGCACGAACAATTGCCGGACTGGCAGTGGACGCTATCGGCAAGGAAATTCCGGAACTGGCGAAATATATCCGTCATTACGATTATGTGGTGGCCCAAGATGGTAGCGGTGATTTCTTTACCGTACAGGAAGCAATCAATGCTGTTCCTGATTTTCGCAAAGATGTTCGTACCACTATCCTGATTCGTAAAGGAACTTATAAAGAGAAGCTCATCATTCCTGAATCCAAGATTAATATCTCTTTGATTGGAGAAGACAGTGCGATACTGACTTATGACGGTTTTGCAAACAAGAAAAATGTATTAGGCGATAACATGGGAACTTCCGGTTCGTCCAGCTGTTACATCTATGCCCCTGATTTTTATGCGGAGAATATCACATTCGAGAACTCATCAGGCCCCGTAGGACAAGCAGTTGCCTGCTTTGTGTCTGCCGACCGTGTCTATTTTAAGCACTGTCGTTTTCTAGGTTTCCAGGATACGCTCTACACATACGGTAAGCAAAGCCGCCAATATTACGAAGACTGTTACATCGAAGGAACGGTTGATTTTATTTTCGGTTGGTCTACGGCTGTTTTCAACCGTTGCCACATTCATAGTAAGCGGGACGGTTATGTCACCGCTCCTTCTACTGATAAAGGCAAAAAATATGGCTATGTATTCTATGATTGCAAACTGACTGCGGAACCGGAAGCCACAAAAGTGTATCTGTCTCGTCCCTGGCGTCCGTATGCGCAAGCTGTATTCATCCATTGCGAACTGGGGCAACATATTCTTCCCGTTGGCTGGAACAACTGGGGCAAGAAGGAAAACGAAAAAACTGTCTTTTATGCCGAATATGAAAGTCGGGGAGAAGGAGCCAATCCGAAAGCACGCGCTGCTTTCTCCCAACAATTGAAGAATCTGAAAGGATATGAAATAAATGCTGTTTTGGCGGGAGAAGATGGATGGAATCCGGTAGAGAACGGAAACAAACTGATAACGGTAAAGCGTTGACCAGCTGACCAGGTAAAGAAACAAATGACTAAATAAAAAACAAATTAGCCGGTACAGAAGCAACGATAGCCGCGGCGGAAGTACCAATTAAACGGGCAGATGAACAAAAAACAGAATCCGACAAGATATTTTGTTTTTTGTTCATCTGCCTAAAATAGATAACTTGTCTTATAGAATGGCCCGATTCTGTTAAATAGCCGCTAAAGATTGCATTAAACTACAAGTATTTTTCTATCTTTACGCCACAGAACCGAGTGATATGATGAAGAAAACCTTAATTTCAGTAATCCTTTTGCTAGCTATTGTGTTCTCAACACATGCGCAGCAACACTGTTTTTTCACCCACTATTCTACTGAAGATGGATTATCCCAAAATACGGTGATGAACATCTTGCAGGATCACAAAGACAACCTCTGGTTTGCCACCTGGGATGGCATCA
The Bacteroides luhongzhouii DNA segment above includes these coding regions:
- a CDS encoding pectinesterase family protein produces the protein MKTQRHKMMGLLAAVFILFSAFRADKPVITIFMIGDSTMANKKIDGGNPERGWGMVLPGFFSEDIRIDNHAANGRSSKSFISEGRWERVISKVKKGDYVFIQFGHNDEKADSTRHTDPGSTFDEILRRYVNETRAKGGIPVLFNSIVRRNFVQPKDDAIAKDVRRTPGEKEQPKEGTVLFDTHGAYLDAPRNVAKELGVTFIDMNKITHDLVQGLGPVESKKLFMFVEPNQVPAFPKGREDNTHLNVYGARTIAGLAVDAIGKEIPELAKYIRHYDYVVAQDGSGDFFTVQEAINAVPDFRKDVRTTILIRKGTYKEKLIIPESKINISLIGEDSAILTYDGFANKKNVLGDNMGTSGSSSCYIYAPDFYAENITFENSSGPVGQAVACFVSADRVYFKHCRFLGFQDTLYTYGKQSRQYYEDCYIEGTVDFIFGWSTAVFNRCHIHSKRDGYVTAPSTDKGKKYGYVFYDCKLTAEPEATKVYLSRPWRPYAQAVFIHCELGQHILPVGWNNWGKKENEKTVFYAEYESRGEGANPKARAAFSQQLKNLKGYEINAVLAGEDGWNPVENGNKLITVKR